A part of Caldisericia bacterium genomic DNA contains:
- the guaA gene encoding glutamine-hydrolyzing GMP synthase, translating to MLKNCRDTILIIDFGSQYTHLIKRRLRELKVHSIIVPPDISMEEILSLSPKGIILSGGPESVYELNSPKIDKALFSLNIPVLGICYGLQLIAYLFGGKIKRSKNREYGRNKIFLKESKLFKGIPEKITVWMSHGDSTESPPDGFHTTSISENNIIASIEKDNIFGLQFHPEVNHTEYGEKILDNFLNICKCKRDWVEKDIIEEKIEEIKKTLGNDKVIVGVSGGVDSTVVAILLKRGIGKNLIPVFVDTGLLRKNEKEEITKFFKEKLNIDLISVDAKERFLNRLKGVVDPEEKRKIIGEEFIRVFEEIGKKYKVKYLAQGTLYPDVIESGISKGPSKTIKTHHNVGGIPKDISFKIIEPLRDLFKDEVRALARKLGVPNEILMRHPFPGPGLSIRIIGEITEEKLKILREADYIFIQELKREGFYHKVWQAFCVLLPVKTVGVMGDRRTYEYTVVLRAVESRDGMTADSSNLPFSFLKKVASRIINEVEGVNRVVYDLSSKPPSTIEWE from the coding sequence ATGTTAAAGAATTGTAGAGATACTATCCTTATAATAGACTTTGGATCTCAATACACCCATCTTATTAAGAGAAGATTGAGAGAATTAAAAGTTCACTCAATAATTGTCCCACCAGATATATCCATGGAAGAAATTTTGTCCCTCTCTCCCAAAGGAATAATTCTTTCAGGCGGGCCTGAAAGCGTATATGAACTAAACTCACCAAAAATAGACAAGGCTCTCTTTAGCTTAAATATTCCCGTGCTTGGAATATGTTATGGACTCCAGCTTATAGCTTATCTTTTTGGAGGAAAAATAAAGAGAAGTAAAAACAGAGAGTATGGAAGAAACAAGATATTTTTAAAGGAATCAAAGTTATTCAAAGGTATACCAGAGAAGATAACTGTCTGGATGAGTCATGGAGATTCAACTGAATCCCCACCAGATGGATTTCATACAACATCCATCAGTGAAAACAACATAATAGCATCCATTGAGAAAGATAACATATTTGGACTTCAGTTTCATCCAGAAGTAAACCATACAGAGTATGGAGAGAAGATTCTTGATAACTTTCTTAACATCTGTAAATGTAAAAGAGACTGGGTAGAAAAAGATATTATTGAAGAAAAAATAGAAGAGATAAAGAAAACCCTCGGAAATGATAAGGTCATAGTCGGTGTCAGCGGAGGTGTTGATTCCACGGTAGTTGCAATACTTTTAAAGAGAGGAATAGGAAAAAATCTGATTCCAGTTTTTGTTGACACAGGACTATTAAGAAAAAACGAAAAGGAGGAAATAACAAAATTTTTCAAGGAAAAATTAAACATTGATTTAATTTCTGTAGATGCGAAAGAAAGGTTTTTAAACAGATTAAAAGGGGTTGTTGATCCAGAGGAGAAGAGGAAAATTATAGGAGAAGAGTTCATAAGGGTATTTGAGGAAATAGGAAAGAAATATAAAGTTAAATACCTTGCCCAGGGAACATTGTATCCGGATGTAATTGAATCAGGAATATCAAAAGGACCATCAAAAACAATAAAAACACACCACAATGTGGGAGGAATTCCCAAAGATATAAGTTTTAAAATAATTGAACCCCTAAGAGACCTTTTTAAAGATGAGGTTAGAGCTTTAGCAAGAAAACTTGGAGTGCCTAATGAAATACTTATGAGGCATCCCTTCCCTGGCCCAGGACTCTCCATAAGAATCATAGGAGAGATAACAGAGGAAAAGCTTAAAATATTAAGAGAAGCTGATTACATCTTTATCCAGGAGTTAAAAAGGGAAGGCTTTTATCATAAAGTATGGCAAGCATTCTGTGTTCTCTTACCTGTTAAAACTGTTGGAGTTATGGGAGACAGGAGAACTTATGAATACACTGTTGTGTTAAGAGCTGTGGAGAGTAGGGATGGAATGACTGCAGA
- a CDS encoding IMP dehydrogenase: MKEIPVALSFDDVLLIPNYSDVLPKETNTETKLTKNITIRIPIISSPMDTVTESSMAIEMAKNGGVGVIHRNMDIKDQVREVEKVKEVEPDSKSSKGKDGGLLVGAAVGVGEESFERAKKLIDAHVDFIVIDTSHGHSKRVIDFLKRVKDKFPDTPIISGNVVTGDGATALLEAGSDAIKVGIGVGSICTTRIVTGVGVPQFTAIVNVYEVAKEYNVPVISDGGIRSSGDIVKAIGGGADSVMIGSLLAGCDESPSKLIEREGKKYKYYRGMGSLPAMKKGSADRYGEDGRAKMIPEGVESLTPYRGKVKDVLFELVSGLRSGMGYVGARTIEELKKKAKFYRITNMGLIESRVHDVKEL; the protein is encoded by the coding sequence ATGAAGGAGATTCCTGTTGCTTTATCTTTTGATGATGTCTTATTAATACCAAACTATTCAGATGTTCTTCCTAAGGAGACAAACACAGAAACAAAGTTAACAAAAAACATAACAATAAGAATACCTATAATCTCTTCTCCAATGGACACCGTCACTGAATCCTCTATGGCTATAGAGATGGCAAAGAATGGAGGTGTGGGAGTAATACATAGAAACATGGATATCAAAGATCAAGTAAGGGAAGTAGAAAAAGTAAAAGAGGTAGAACCTGATTCTAAAAGTTCAAAAGGAAAGGATGGTGGACTTCTTGTTGGAGCAGCAGTTGGTGTAGGGGAAGAATCCTTTGAAAGAGCTAAAAAACTAATTGATGCTCATGTAGATTTCATAGTAATTGACACCTCTCATGGTCATTCAAAAAGAGTTATTGATTTTCTAAAAAGAGTAAAGGATAAGTTCCCAGATACTCCCATCATTTCTGGAAATGTGGTTACAGGAGATGGAGCAACAGCACTTCTTGAAGCTGGAAGCGATGCAATAAAAGTAGGTATTGGTGTTGGTTCCATATGCACAACAAGAATTGTCACAGGAGTCGGGGTTCCCCAATTTACTGCAATTGTTAATGTGTATGAGGTGGCAAAGGAGTATAATGTGCCAGTTATTTCAGATGGAGGAATAAGAAGTTCTGGAGATATAGTAAAAGCAATAGGTGGAGGTGCTGATTCTGTTATGATTGGAAGTCTTCTTGCTGGATGTGATGAAAGTCCCTCCAAGCTAATAGAAAGAGAGGGGAAGAAATACAAATATTATAGAGGTATGGGTTCACTACCTGCCATGAAAAAGGGAAGTGCTGACAGATATGGTGAAGATGGAAGAGCAAAAATGATCCCTGAAGGAGTGGAGTCTTTAACTCCATACAGAGGCAAAGTCAAAGATGTTCTATTTGAACTGGTATCAGGTCTTAGATCGGGTATGGGATATGTGGGAGCAAGAACAATAGAGGAATTAAAGAAAAAGGCAAAATTCTATCGAATAACAAATATGGGTCTTATAGAGAGTAGAGTACACGATGTTAAAGAATTGTAG
- the rpsO gene encoding 30S ribosomal protein S15 gives MLEKEEKQEIIAKYQIHEGDTGSPEVQIAILTEKIKRLSEHLKVHKKDHSSRRGLLKMVGRRRKLLNYLKEKDYDRYIHLIESLGLRK, from the coding sequence ATGCTGGAAAAAGAAGAAAAACAGGAAATTATTGCAAAGTATCAGATTCATGAAGGAGATACTGGTTCTCCAGAGGTACAGATTGCAATACTTACTGAAAAAATTAAGAGACTTTCAGAACACCTGAAAGTTCATAAGAAGGACCATTCATCAAGGAGAGGTCTTCTTAAAATGGTTGGTAGAAGAAGGAAACTTTTAAATTACTTAAAAGAGAAGGATTATGATAGGTATATTCATTTAATAGAAAGTTTAGGTTTAAGGAAATAA
- a CDS encoding polyribonucleotide nucleotidyltransferase has protein sequence MEKKTLEIEVAGKKIIFETGELAKQAGGSTLVRMGGTVVLAVATVSKEPREDIDFLPLVVDYEEKLYAAGKIPGGFYKREGRPTESEILKSRLIDRPLRPLFPEFFYNDVQVIVTVLSQDKENPADILGLNGASLAVSLSNAPFEGPIGAVRVGKIGDRFIINPTFEEIENGEMDIVVAGTEENIIMVEAGAKEVPEDVIVDALEFAHEEIKKIARKIKEFASVYGKEKIEVTPLEIEESMLEEAKKDLEPKIEEILLKAKDKKEREALLDELKEEFVGKFIPEGEEDKELEKKLKYIFKKVLKNYVRRRVFERKIRVDGRGPKDVRPLYIKVGFLPYAHGSGLFTRGQTQVLSVTTLGGVGEGQLIEGLEEEFTKRYMHYYNFPPFSVGEVKPLRAPSRREIGHGALAERALLPVIPPEDEFPYTIRVVSEVLESNGSTSMASVCGSTLSLMDAGVPIKRPVSGIAMGLIKEKDGFVVLTDIQGMEDALGDMDFKVAGTEKGVTALQMDMKIKGIDTDILRVALSQAREARMYILKEMLKVIDKPRDSVSPHAPRVIVMDITPEKIKDVIGPQGKFIKKIIEETGVKIDIEPTGTLYITAPDMESGNKAKKMVEELTKDVEVGRVYLGKVLSVRDFGLIVELTPSKDGLLHVSQMPASTAKNPKLWPKVGEEIVVKVQRVDELGRITLTQKGLFPEKERNTHNRRGKWRK, from the coding sequence ATAGAGAAAAAAACATTAGAAATTGAGGTAGCAGGGAAAAAAATAATTTTTGAGACAGGAGAACTTGCAAAGCAAGCTGGTGGCTCTACCCTTGTTAGAATGGGTGGAACTGTTGTTCTTGCTGTTGCCACTGTTTCCAAGGAGCCCAGAGAGGATATTGATTTTCTTCCCCTTGTTGTGGATTATGAAGAGAAACTTTATGCTGCAGGAAAGATTCCTGGAGGTTTCTACAAGAGAGAGGGGAGACCAACAGAGTCTGAGATATTAAAGTCAAGACTCATTGATAGACCTTTAAGGCCCCTGTTTCCTGAATTCTTCTACAACGATGTACAGGTGATAGTTACTGTCCTGTCTCAGGATAAGGAAAATCCTGCTGATATTCTTGGATTAAACGGAGCCTCCCTTGCTGTATCTCTTTCAAATGCTCCCTTTGAAGGTCCAATAGGTGCAGTGAGAGTTGGAAAAATAGGAGATAGATTCATAATTAATCCAACTTTTGAAGAGATAGAAAATGGTGAAATGGACATAGTAGTTGCTGGAACAGAAGAGAATATAATTATGGTTGAGGCAGGAGCGAAAGAGGTTCCAGAGGATGTAATAGTTGATGCCCTTGAATTTGCCCATGAGGAGATTAAAAAGATTGCAAGAAAGATAAAAGAATTTGCATCTGTCTATGGAAAGGAAAAAATTGAAGTTACTCCTCTTGAAATAGAAGAATCTATGCTTGAAGAAGCAAAGAAAGATCTGGAACCAAAGATTGAGGAAATTCTCTTGAAAGCCAAGGATAAAAAGGAGAGAGAGGCACTCCTTGATGAATTAAAGGAAGAGTTTGTAGGGAAATTTATTCCTGAAGGCGAAGAGGATAAGGAACTGGAGAAAAAACTAAAATATATATTCAAGAAAGTACTCAAAAACTATGTTAGAAGAAGAGTTTTTGAGAGAAAGATAAGAGTGGACGGAAGAGGACCAAAGGATGTAAGACCTCTTTATATAAAGGTTGGTTTTCTCCCTTATGCTCATGGTTCTGGATTGTTTACAAGAGGTCAAACTCAAGTTCTCTCTGTTACTACCCTTGGAGGAGTTGGTGAAGGTCAGTTGATTGAAGGTCTGGAGGAAGAATTTACCAAAAGATATATGCACTACTATAACTTTCCTCCATTTTCTGTAGGCGAAGTTAAACCTTTGAGAGCTCCTTCAAGAAGAGAGATTGGTCATGGTGCACTTGCTGAGAGGGCACTACTTCCTGTGATTCCTCCTGAAGATGAGTTCCCATACACGATAAGGGTGGTCTCTGAAGTTCTTGAATCAAATGGTTCAACATCCATGGCTTCTGTATGCGGTTCCACACTCTCTCTTATGGATGCAGGTGTTCCTATAAAGAGACCTGTCTCAGGTATAGCTATGGGGCTTATAAAGGAAAAGGATGGTTTTGTAGTTCTTACAGATATTCAGGGAATGGAGGATGCTCTTGGAGATATGGATTTTAAAGTTGCAGGAACTGAGAAGGGAGTGACTGCTCTTCAGATGGATATGAAGATAAAGGGTATAGATACAGATATTCTAAGAGTGGCACTATCACAGGCAAGAGAGGCAAGGATGTATATCTTAAAAGAGATGCTGAAGGTGATTGATAAACCAAGAGATTCTGTATCACCCCATGCTCCAAGGGTTATAGTTATGGATATTACACCTGAGAAAATAAAGGATGTGATTGGTCCTCAAGGAAAATTTATAAAGAAAATTATAGAGGAAACAGGAGTTAAAATAGATATTGAACCTACTGGAACGCTATACATAACAGCACCTGATATGGAATCTGGTAATAAAGCCAAGAAGATGGTTGAAGAATTAACAAAAGATGTAGAGGTAGGAAGAGTTTATCTTGGAAAAGTACTCTCTGTTAGAGATTTTGGTCTTATAGTGGAGTTAACCCCAAGTAAAGATGGACTTTTACATGTATCCCAGATGCCAGCTTCCACTGCAAAGAATCCTAAACTCTGGCCAAAAGTGGGCGAAGAGATTGTGGTAAAGGTTCAGAGAGTAGATGAACTTGGAAGAATAACCCTTACTCAGAAAGGACTCTTTCCTGAGAAAGAGAGAAACACCCATAATAGAAGAGGTAAATGGAGAAAATAA
- a CDS encoding insulinase family protein, with the protein MEKIIEETLISGSKFIFQKNSNFPSFSLFVLVPSGSIFETEDTNGYSHFIEHLVFKGTKRRSSLDIPREIEGIGGDMNAFTGSEFTGFYIRARDKHFDKASDVLFDILFNASFPEVEIEREKNVVIQEILSLEDSPDELSIIELKKAMWSSSPFSFKVIGEDSVIKNATRDKLINFYRSFYNPEKIVISVYGNLEFVRVKGILEEKINKRSKNFRFNSSPKPPEFKRGISVKWKDTKQVHVSIGFPFPSVVSPNYYSSLLYTVILGGGMSSRLYSRIREELGLVYSIYTFTLSYKDTGAGVIYFATSKENVGKVIHEIKAILTRIVKEGVKEDEIERGKEYLIGNSLLKLESSLSRSERNAVSYYRRGYVEIFDEVIKRLQSVTHDEIMMEAEEVNFDNASFGVCGDINYDEFKRLL; encoded by the coding sequence ATGGAGAAAATAATAGAAGAGACCCTTATTTCAGGGTCTAAGTTTATTTTTCAAAAGAATTCAAATTTTCCTTCTTTTTCTCTTTTTGTTTTAGTTCCATCAGGCTCAATATTTGAAACAGAGGATACAAACGGATACTCACACTTTATAGAGCATCTTGTTTTTAAAGGGACAAAAAGAAGAAGCAGCTTAGATATCCCCAGAGAGATTGAGGGTATCGGTGGAGATATGAATGCATTTACTGGAAGTGAGTTTACTGGATTCTATATAAGAGCAAGGGATAAACATTTTGATAAAGCAAGTGATGTGCTGTTTGACATTCTCTTTAATGCATCATTCCCAGAGGTGGAGATTGAAAGGGAGAAGAATGTTGTTATTCAGGAGATCCTATCTCTTGAGGATTCACCGGATGAATTATCTATTATTGAGCTTAAAAAAGCAATGTGGAGTAGCTCCCCTTTCTCTTTTAAAGTTATTGGAGAGGATAGTGTTATAAAGAATGCAACAAGAGATAAACTTATAAACTTTTACAGGAGTTTCTATAATCCAGAGAAGATTGTTATTTCTGTATATGGAAATCTTGAGTTTGTTAGGGTCAAGGGTATTCTTGAAGAGAAGATAAATAAAAGAAGTAAAAATTTTAGGTTCAACTCATCTCCTAAACCTCCTGAATTTAAAAGGGGTATAAGTGTAAAATGGAAGGACACGAAACAGGTGCATGTATCAATTGGATTTCCATTTCCTTCAGTTGTATCCCCAAATTATTACTCCTCTCTTCTGTACACAGTTATACTTGGTGGAGGAATGTCTTCAAGGCTTTATTCAAGAATAAGAGAGGAGTTAGGGCTTGTTTATTCTATATATACCTTTACCCTATCCTACAAGGATACAGGTGCAGGAGTTATATACTTTGCTACATCAAAGGAGAATGTTGGCAAGGTAATTCATGAGATAAAAGCGATACTCACAAGGATAGTTAAAGAAGGTGTAAAAGAGGATGAGATAGAGAGGGGAAAGGAGTATTTAATAGGAAATTCCCTCTTAAAACTTGAGAGTTCTCTATCAAGGAGTGAAAGAAATGCTGTCTCTTACTATAGAAGGGGCTATGTGGAGATTTTTGATGAGGTTATTAAGAGGCTTCAATCTGTCACCCATGATGAAATCATGATGGAGGCAGAGGAGGTAAATTTCGATAATGCAAGTTTTGGTGTTTGTGGAGATATAAATTATGACGAATTCAAAAGATTATTGTAA
- a CDS encoding ribonuclease J has protein sequence MTNSKDYCKENPVKITFLGGLGEIGKNMTVFEDRDSAFILDAGFKFPEAEMYGVEQVIPDMGYIETIKDKLKGIVLTHAHLDHIGAIKFVFEKIKLPLFGTKLTLGLASTVIPGRYKPYEEHEIKPGERFNVGTFQLEAVYVNHSIPDGVGFIIKRKGCGTIFHTGDFKIDATPIDGRAIDLQRIGMLGREGVLLLLSDSTNATRDGLTGSERIVGENLERLFRKIKGRIIITTFSTNIHRIQQIFDISWKLKKKVHVDGKSFVNIISVAKKLGYLNIPDGLTVDINELPLIPDENLVILTTGSQGEPLSGLTRLSSSTHQRLRILPGDTVIISAHPIPGNEEFVNRTVNNLFSLGADVIYREEEGIHVSAHVSGDELKIMLQLTKPKFFVPVHGETRHLYAHKKIALDVGVEDKNVFILENGDSLIVYDDRVRRGKREISGELFIDGLGFEREESEVLKDRRFLAKEGIVAVALIVKKGRLKDIKFASRGFFAEDELKPILQSAKDRILTIFYENHNYSKDILERDINGALSSLFYKKTRRRPMILTLIFREE, from the coding sequence ATGACGAATTCAAAAGATTATTGTAAAGAAAATCCTGTTAAAATTACATTTCTCGGTGGTCTTGGAGAAATTGGGAAGAATATGACAGTTTTTGAGGATAGAGATTCTGCATTTATCCTTGATGCAGGTTTCAAATTTCCAGAGGCAGAGATGTATGGCGTTGAACAGGTTATTCCGGACATGGGATACATTGAAACAATTAAAGATAAGTTAAAAGGGATTGTGCTTACGCATGCACATCTTGATCATATAGGGGCAATAAAGTTCGTGTTTGAAAAGATTAAGTTGCCTCTCTTTGGAACAAAACTCACTTTAGGACTTGCCTCAACAGTTATTCCTGGAAGGTACAAACCATATGAAGAGCATGAGATAAAGCCTGGCGAAAGATTTAATGTGGGAACCTTTCAGTTAGAGGCAGTGTATGTTAATCACTCCATTCCAGATGGAGTAGGTTTTATTATAAAAAGAAAGGGCTGTGGTACTATATTTCACACAGGTGATTTTAAGATAGATGCAACTCCCATTGATGGAAGAGCAATAGATTTGCAGAGGATTGGAATGCTTGGGAGGGAAGGAGTTCTGCTTCTCCTTTCAGATTCAACTAATGCTACAAGGGATGGTCTTACTGGTTCAGAAAGGATTGTTGGTGAAAATCTTGAGAGACTTTTCAGAAAAATAAAGGGAAGGATTATAATAACAACATTCTCAACAAATATTCATAGAATACAGCAGATATTTGATATATCATGGAAGTTAAAGAAGAAGGTCCATGTTGATGGCAAGAGTTTTGTAAACATTATAAGTGTTGCAAAAAAACTGGGATACCTTAATATTCCCGATGGTTTAACTGTTGATATAAATGAGCTTCCCCTTATTCCTGATGAAAATCTTGTTATCCTCACAACAGGCAGTCAGGGTGAACCTCTCTCAGGTCTTACAAGACTTTCATCTTCCACACATCAGAGGTTAAGAATTCTTCCTGGAGATACAGTTATTATTTCTGCCCATCCCATACCGGGTAACGAAGAATTTGTCAACAGGACAGTTAATAATCTCTTTTCTCTCGGTGCTGATGTCATTTACAGAGAGGAAGAGGGAATCCATGTATCAGCCCATGTTTCGGGAGACGAATTGAAGATAATGCTTCAGCTGACAAAACCAAAGTTCTTTGTTCCAGTTCATGGAGAAACAAGGCATCTCTATGCACATAAAAAGATTGCTCTTGATGTTGGAGTGGAGGATAAAAATGTATTTATTCTTGAAAATGGTGATTCTCTAATTGTGTATGATGATAGAGTGAGAAGAGGGAAAAGGGAAATTTCTGGAGAGTTGTTCATAGATGGTCTTGGTTTTGAGAGAGAGGAAAGTGAAGTTCTAAAGGATAGGAGATTTCTTGCAAAGGAAGGGATTGTTGCTGTTGCTCTCATAGTTAAGAAGGGAAGACTCAAGGATATTAAGTTTGCCTCAAGGGGTTTCTTTGCAGAAGATGAGCTTAAGCCAATTCTTCAAAGTGCCAAGGATAGAATTTTAACTATTTTCTACGAAAATCACAACTATTCAAAGGATATACTTGAAAGGGACATAAATGGAGCACTCTCCTCTCTATTCTACAAAAAGACGAGGAGAAGACCGATGATTCTTACCCTTATATTTAGGGAAGAATAA